A genomic region of Rhizomicrobium sp. contains the following coding sequences:
- a CDS encoding FKBP-type peptidyl-prolyl cis-trans isomerase, which produces MHVPYAAALFAVLLLAGCGDKAGAPQYDLTPESNAKFLADNGARKDVKTLPDGLQYRVINAGHGKQVTSPADTVTVTYKGWTIDGHVFDRTQPGQTASFPAGQLIPGWVEALRLMHVGDEWQIVIPADLGYGAEGAGADIGPNQTLVFNMQLIAVQPPPRE; this is translated from the coding sequence ATGCATGTGCCTTATGCCGCCGCGCTGTTCGCTGTCCTCCTGCTCGCCGGTTGCGGCGACAAGGCGGGGGCGCCGCAATACGATCTGACGCCGGAATCCAACGCCAAATTCCTCGCCGACAACGGCGCGCGCAAGGACGTCAAGACGCTGCCCGACGGGCTGCAATACCGCGTCATCAACGCCGGCCATGGCAAGCAGGTGACGAGCCCCGCCGATACCGTCACCGTGACCTACAAGGGCTGGACGATCGACGGCCATGTCTTCGACCGCACCCAGCCCGGCCAAACCGCCAGCTTCCCGGCCGGCCAGCTCATCCCCGGCTGGGTCGAGGCGCTCCGGCTGATGCATGTCGGCGACGAGTGGCAGATCGTGATCCCGGCCGACCTCGGCTATGGCGCGGAGGGCGCCGGCGCCGACATCGGTCCGAACCAGACCCTGGTGTTCAACATGCAGCTCATCGCCGTGCAGCCCCCGCCGCGGGAATAG
- a CDS encoding glycoside hydrolase family 25 protein, with product MPNFKVVDLSHYSPTPDFAAAKAGGVLGIVHKATQGSGYVDAKYAARAVQAKKAGLLWGAYHFGTSADVDAQVAKFLSVVKPDASTLVALDFEQNEASPAQTMSLPQAKQFLKAIEAKLGRKAVLYGGSYLKSKLGTTVDPYLAQHRLWWAQYGNAALIPPTWKSYWLWQYTDGHNGPTPHAAPGLGSPDIDTFDGTDAELATQWAS from the coding sequence ATGCCCAATTTCAAGGTCGTCGACCTGTCGCATTACAGCCCGACGCCGGACTTCGCCGCCGCCAAGGCGGGCGGGGTGCTCGGCATCGTCCACAAGGCGACGCAGGGCTCCGGCTATGTCGACGCCAAATACGCCGCGCGCGCGGTGCAGGCCAAGAAGGCCGGCCTTCTATGGGGCGCCTATCACTTCGGCACCAGCGCCGATGTCGATGCCCAGGTCGCCAAATTTCTCTCGGTGGTCAAGCCCGATGCTTCCACGCTGGTCGCGCTGGATTTCGAGCAGAACGAAGCTTCGCCCGCCCAGACGATGTCGCTGCCCCAGGCCAAGCAGTTCCTGAAGGCGATCGAGGCCAAGCTCGGCCGCAAGGCGGTGCTCTATGGCGGCTCCTATCTGAAGTCCAAGCTCGGCACGACGGTCGATCCCTATCTGGCGCAGCACCGGCTGTGGTGGGCGCAATACGGCAACGCCGCCCTCATTCCGCCGACCTGGAAATCCTATTGGCTGTGGCAATACACCGACGGCCATAACGGCCCGACGCCGCACGCCGCGCCGGGCCTCGGCTCGCCGGACATCGACACCTTCGACGGCACCGACGCCGAGCTTGCCACGCAATGGGCGAGCTGA
- a CDS encoding YdcF family protein, translating to MIYYLLTRYLVDPAGWVFYLMIAAFVAGRYGRRVLQQRLFAGAAVLLFGVLFLPIDQILARPLENAYPRPALPAHVDGIVVLDGSMNGRVFADRGVLGLTETPLRLLAGAELARRFPGAKLVFSGIVGRNARQREAEHAAAEHAFLAMGLAPGRVLYERTSLDTGENLVNSMKLARPRPGETWLLVTSAVHMPRAMAIARRLGWTMVPWPSDYISTAGAGVYLGSPSDGLVEIDSALHEWIGLAAYRLTGRAR from the coding sequence GTGATCTATTACCTCTTGACCCGCTATCTGGTCGATCCGGCCGGCTGGGTTTTCTATTTGATGATCGCGGCGTTCGTCGCCGGCCGCTATGGGCGCCGCGTGCTGCAGCAGCGCCTGTTCGCCGGCGCGGCCGTCCTGCTTTTCGGCGTGCTGTTCCTCCCGATCGATCAGATCCTGGCGCGGCCGCTGGAGAACGCCTATCCGCGCCCCGCTTTGCCGGCGCATGTCGACGGCATCGTGGTGCTGGACGGTTCGATGAACGGCCGCGTCTTCGCCGATCGCGGCGTTCTGGGCCTGACCGAGACGCCGTTGCGGCTGCTCGCCGGCGCCGAGCTCGCCCGGCGCTTTCCGGGCGCGAAGCTGGTCTTCTCCGGCATCGTCGGCAGAAATGCCCGCCAGCGCGAGGCGGAGCACGCGGCCGCCGAACACGCCTTCCTCGCGATGGGCCTCGCGCCCGGCCGCGTGCTGTACGAGCGCACCTCGCTCGACACCGGCGAGAACCTCGTCAATTCGATGAAGCTGGCGCGGCCCAGGCCGGGCGAGACCTGGCTGCTGGTCACCTCGGCGGTCCACATGCCGCGCGCCATGGCGATCGCGCGAAGGCTCGGCTGGACGATGGTGCCCTGGCCGTCGGACTACATCTCGACCGCCGGCGCCGGCGTGTATCTCGGCTCTCCCTCCGACGGCCTGGTGGAGATCGACAGTGCGCTGCATGAGTGGATCGGGCTCGCCGCCTACCGGCTGACCGGGCGGGCGCGCTAG
- a CDS encoding acyl-CoA dehydrogenase family protein gives MAIDFEIPAEAKAIREKVRQWVQDECIPAQEKLLAGADYKTTLGALRKKAREQGLWCPFIPKEYGGMGLGPLANALVQMELGESYLGALSMNTQGPDDATMLTLLQNGTDFQKEKFLKPLLNGEKRICYSMTEKAAGADATGMQTRAEKKGNSTYVLNGEKWFSSAASVADIALVMAKTNPDAPRHQQFSTFLVELPNPGYKIKRDIKTMAAEGPLSHILGGGHSEIEITDLEVPAENLLGGEGNGFNMGQHRLAYGRLRHGMHNVSMAQRALDLAVKHVTSRTTFGKKLDERQAVQFMLAECASQIYIARLMILHIAYKAEKGLDLRNENGIAKVYLANMVHKVVDTAIQLHGALGYSMDTPLAGWYTHIRSQRLVDGPDEVHKWTTGRNVIKAYKQYGTTASATGGDLL, from the coding sequence ATGGCCATCGACTTCGAGATTCCGGCGGAAGCCAAGGCGATCCGCGAAAAGGTCCGCCAATGGGTGCAGGACGAATGCATCCCGGCGCAGGAAAAGCTGCTCGCCGGCGCCGACTACAAGACGACGCTCGGCGCCCTGCGCAAGAAGGCCCGCGAGCAGGGCCTGTGGTGCCCGTTCATCCCCAAGGAATATGGCGGCATGGGTCTCGGCCCGCTCGCCAACGCGCTGGTGCAGATGGAGCTCGGCGAGAGCTATCTCGGCGCCCTCTCGATGAACACCCAGGGCCCCGACGACGCGACCATGCTGACGCTGTTGCAGAACGGCACCGATTTCCAGAAGGAGAAATTCCTCAAGCCGCTGCTCAACGGCGAAAAGCGCATCTGCTATTCGATGACCGAGAAGGCGGCCGGCGCCGATGCCACCGGCATGCAGACCCGCGCCGAGAAGAAGGGCAATTCCACCTATGTGCTGAACGGGGAGAAATGGTTTTCGAGCGCCGCCAGCGTCGCCGACATCGCGCTGGTGATGGCCAAGACCAATCCGGACGCGCCGCGCCACCAGCAATTCTCGACCTTCCTGGTCGAGCTGCCCAACCCCGGCTACAAGATCAAACGCGACATCAAGACGATGGCGGCGGAAGGCCCGCTCAGCCACATCCTCGGCGGCGGCCATTCGGAGATCGAGATCACCGATCTCGAAGTGCCGGCGGAGAACCTTCTGGGCGGCGAGGGCAACGGCTTCAACATGGGCCAGCATCGCCTGGCCTATGGGCGCCTCAGGCATGGCATGCACAATGTCTCGATGGCGCAGCGCGCCCTCGACCTCGCGGTCAAGCACGTCACCAGCCGCACGACCTTCGGCAAGAAGCTCGACGAGCGCCAGGCGGTGCAGTTCATGCTGGCCGAATGCGCCAGCCAGATCTACATCGCCCGCCTGATGATCCTGCACATCGCCTACAAGGCCGAGAAGGGGCTGGACCTGCGCAACGAGAACGGCATCGCCAAGGTCTATCTCGCCAACATGGTGCACAAGGTGGTGGACACCGCGATCCAGCTTCACGGCGCGCTGGGCTATTCGATGGATACGCCCTTGGCCGGCTGGTACACCCATATCCGCTCGCAGCGGCTGGTCGACGGCCCGGACGAGGTCCACAAATGGACCACGGGCCGCAACGTCATCAAGGCCTACAAGCAATACGGCACGACGGCGTCGGCGACCGGCGGGGATCTGCTGTAG